A stretch of DNA from Micropterus dolomieu isolate WLL.071019.BEF.003 ecotype Adirondacks unplaced genomic scaffold, ASM2129224v1 contig_14398, whole genome shotgun sequence:
CCTGTGCTACATACCTGGAAGAATCTATGCTTACCCCAGACCGCTTCCAACGGTTCTCCACCTTCAACTCCTTAGTAAGAGGAGTAGCATACCTCATCCACATGGCAAGATCCTGCAAGCactcaaataaaaacagcaaatgcAAAGGCTGGCACAGATGTAATTCACCTCGTACTCCAGATGAAATGGCCCAGGCAAGGAATGTTATCCTCAAAGCAACACAAATGGCAGCCTTTGCGAAGGAACTGTCCGCCCTCCGAGCCAACAAAGCAATACCCAAAAATAGCCCCATGCAGAAACTCAGCCCATTCTTGGAAGACAACCTCATTTGTGTTGGGGGCCGATTAAGGCACTCAGAACTCCCTGCTGCCGAAAAGAACCCAATAATCCTGCCCAAAGGTAGCCACATCTCCTTACTGCTCACCCAACATCACCACGAGCAAGTAAAACACCAAGGCAGACACCTGACAGAAGGCGTGATTAGGGCAGCAGGATTGTGGATTTTGGGAGGCAAAACATTAATCAGTTAAGTACTCCACAAATGTGTAACCTGCCGCAGGCTGCGCGGAAAGCAGGAAGAACAATTCATGGCTGACCTGCCACTTGAACGCCTTAAAACCTGCCCTCCCTTTACATATGTGGGGATCGATGTATTTGGTCCCTGGTCCATCTCTACCAGACGCACCAGAGGAGGACAGGCAGAGAGCAAGCGGTGGGCCATCATGTTCAGCTGTATGAGTTCAAGAGCAGTGCATATCGAGGTAATCGAGGCTATGGACACATCTAGCTGCATAAATGCCCTCAGACGCTTCTTTGCACTCAGAGGCCCTGCGAAACAGCTCCTATCCGATTGTGGCACCAACTTTATTGGAGCGCGCAAGAAGCTTGGGATGGACAAAAGGCTGCAGAAGTTCCTCAGTGAGCAAGGATGCATCTGGGAATTCAACCCGCCACATGCCTCCCATATGGGAGGCCCTTGGGAGCGCATGATTGGTGTCGCTAGAAGAATCCTTGATTCAATGTTTCTCCAACATAACACTCGCCTAACCCACGAAGTTCTTTGCACACTGATGGCTGAGGTCACGGCCATCATGAACGCACGTCCACTCCTACCTGTCTCTGCTGACCCGGAAAACCCTTTCATACTCTCACCGTCAATGCTTCTTACGCAGAAGACTGGAGCTCCACCCCCTCCAGGAGAGTTCTCAGGCAAGGACCTTTACACAAAGCAATGGAGACAGGTTCAGGCTCTTGCAAACCAGTTCTGGACCCGCTGGAGCCGTGAATACTTACCTTCCctgcaacacagacaaaagTGGACAGTACCTCGAAGAAACCTTGAAGTTGGAGACCTAGTTCTACTCAGAGACAAGCAGACTGTCCGCAACTGCTGGCCTATGGCTAGGATCACTGCCACCTTCCCTGGAAACGATGGCCACGTAAGAAAGGTCGAGGTGAAAACAGCTGACCAGGGTAATGTGAAAACCTTTCTTAGGCCAGTTGCAGAAATTGTTCTACTTCTGCCCAAAGACTGATCTAGAGACTAATGTATTGGACTAACATAAATTCTTAGTGACCTCACACAGGTCAGGCGGGGAGTGTGGTGCCTTTAGGGCTTTCTCAATTTTTTATGAATTATTTcgttggtttttatttttagttggaAATGAGGTACATAACTACTTCAcagttcaaaataaataatctgtaaaTTAGTATTATTTTCGTTTCACGACATgacgtcacttcctgtttagctACTTCCGGctttgtcatttcctgtttagCGACTTCCTGTTTATCTCCACATGCAGAAAGGAAAGCAGACATGTATGCTCTGAGACTAATTTGCTTGCATCCACTCTGGAACATCATAGAGGCAATGCCGTAAGTTAATTCATTTGACAATAGACATGTTAAACTTCATATATTAGCAgggatttgttaaaaaaattatgtttgataagttcatttaaaaacgtttttgtttttacactagTGTGCAAGCTAACAGCCATGCTAGTAGTCCCTAAAACTGCTATCTACAGTGTATCACCACGTTGTATGTTCATATTTACAACTATGTACAATggtgtttagtttagttaagaACATTGAATATGTTTTTACTgcctttatttacagttttcacCACACAGACAGCATGTATGGAGAAGTGTCTCAGTAAAGGATCAATGTTACTACAACTCTC
This window harbors:
- the LOC123966845 gene encoding uncharacterized protein LOC123966845, whose amino-acid sequence is MADLPLERLKTCPPFTYVGIDVFGPWSISTRRTRGGQAESKRWAIMFSCMSSRAVHIEVIEAMDTSSCINALRRFFALRGPAKQLLSDCGTNFIGARKKLGMDKRLQKFLSEQGCIWEFNPPHASHMGGPWERMIGVARRILDSMFLQHNTRLTHEVLCTLMAEVTAIMNARPLLPVSADPENPFILSPSMLLTQKTGAPPPPGEFSGKDLYTKQWRQVQALANQFWTRWSREYLPSLQHRQKWTVPRRNLEVGDLVLLRDKQTVRNCWPMARITATFPGNDGHVRKVEVKTADQGNVKTFLRPVAEIVLLLPKD